The Listeria welshimeri serovar 6b str. SLCC5334 genome has a window encoding:
- a CDS encoding T7SS effector LXG polymorphic toxin yields MSLDMYVSKSKAQATSTSQVCQQHIEGYEALQQAIQQFTADSPLLKGKAYDSAKAFYNAVLLPLVQAGILLTEATKEAVQKFPERYQSEVDSGDLKQSELEEQIREANALINQANALQNQLIQSRLPESDHRMQLNLNQALIDVYQRSKKELEEKLQKLVAFHASSPSIFSEIASLKQAVNQGIAQTKTAWNSSTGTFVVPPANDLTWTQKINKMYTDKKMKTILDKIPDLNQDDLRFLLEFANNHPDDEVPASLINYLKENKDDIISDIKNDVLSNFVEQLGVGIKRFSGIINVLEGIKGPDGVNSFVMVNPNGVGSQMIKYGKNISTAGKSLGYGFVVAGFGLGMYDDMNDKGKTVGQAISHNTISTGIGTGAGILGTVGVGLLVSNPGGWAVLGGIAVGTIVSVGFDYLYDNNILHIQDGLDWAGDKLDSGIDWASDKIDEGVSWSKDRIKDVGQAISHVGESINPMNWAW; encoded by the coding sequence ATGAGTCTAGATATGTATGTATCAAAATCCAAAGCCCAAGCGACCAGTACAAGTCAAGTTTGCCAGCAACATATAGAGGGCTATGAAGCTCTTCAACAAGCGATTCAACAATTTACAGCAGATAGCCCTTTACTGAAAGGAAAAGCATATGATTCAGCAAAAGCTTTTTATAACGCGGTTCTTTTGCCCCTTGTTCAGGCTGGAATTCTTTTAACAGAAGCTACCAAAGAAGCTGTCCAGAAATTTCCTGAACGCTATCAGAGTGAAGTCGATAGCGGAGATCTCAAACAATCAGAATTGGAAGAACAAATTCGAGAAGCAAATGCTCTAATCAATCAAGCGAATGCGCTTCAAAACCAATTGATACAATCCCGTCTTCCGGAGTCTGATCATCGAATGCAACTCAATCTCAATCAAGCCTTGATTGATGTTTATCAAAGAAGTAAAAAAGAACTTGAAGAAAAACTTCAAAAATTAGTCGCCTTTCATGCGAGTTCACCAAGTATTTTTTCGGAAATTGCTAGTCTGAAGCAAGCCGTTAATCAAGGAATTGCTCAAACAAAAACAGCTTGGAATTCTTCAACAGGGACTTTTGTGGTTCCGCCTGCGAATGATTTAACCTGGACGCAAAAAATAAATAAAATGTACACGGACAAGAAAATGAAAACTATTTTAGATAAGATTCCCGACTTGAATCAAGATGATTTAAGATTTTTATTAGAATTTGCCAATAATCATCCAGATGATGAAGTACCTGCCTCATTAATTAATTATTTAAAAGAAAACAAAGATGATATCATTTCAGATATAAAAAATGATGTTCTATCAAACTTTGTCGAACAATTAGGCGTTGGTATTAAAAGGTTTTCTGGTATAATTAACGTTTTAGAAGGGATTAAAGGACCTGATGGTGTAAATTCCTTCGTGATGGTTAATCCAAATGGTGTAGGATCACAAATGATAAAATACGGGAAAAATATTTCTACTGCCGGAAAGTCCTTAGGTTATGGCTTCGTAGTTGCTGGATTTGGGCTAGGAATGTATGATGATATGAATGATAAAGGAAAAACTGTAGGTCAAGCCATTTCGCACAATACTATTTCTACTGGAATAGGTACTGGTGCTGGTATACTTGGAACAGTTGGTGTAGGGTTACTTGTATCTAATCCAGGTGGATGGGCGGTTCTTGGAGGTATAGCTGTTGGTACTATTGTTAGTGTAGGATTTGATTATTTATATGATAATAATATTCTTCATATTCAAGACGGCTTAGACTGGGCTGGGGATAAATTAGATTCTGGTATTGATTGGGCTAGTGATAAAATTGATGAAGGGGTCAGTTGGTCAAAAGATAGAATAAAAGATGTTGGTCAGGCGATTAGTCATGTAGGCGAGTCAATTAATCCAATGAATTGGGCGTGGTGA
- a CDS encoding DUF3958 family protein, producing MKTWTEWQQEERRLMGKEDENQQKRRTVQQLQEAYEIHFRQGLQFVEKVSWQFRKNDQAFLHEQMQERVFSLSRSTQEHLEVMEEVLQQEKRELEEQINEVAYEKRKAFLDEREAKA from the coding sequence ATGAAGACGTGGACTGAGTGGCAGCAAGAGGAACGTCGGTTAATGGGAAAAGAAGACGAAAACCAACAAAAAAGACGAACTGTCCAGCAACTTCAAGAAGCCTATGAAATCCATTTTCGACAAGGGCTTCAATTTGTGGAGAAGGTTAGCTGGCAGTTTCGGAAAAATGATCAAGCCTTTTTGCATGAACAAATGCAAGAACGGGTTTTCTCTCTCTCACGTTCAACGCAAGAACACCTTGAAGTCATGGAAGAAGTCTTGCAACAAGAAAAAAGAGAACTGGAAGAACAAATCAATGAAGTCGCCTACGAAAAAAGAAAAGCATTCTTAGACGAACGGGAGGCGAAAGCATGA
- a CDS encoding NAD(P)/FAD-dependent oxidoreductase, protein MDYDVIVIGGGPSGLMAAISAAEKNKRVLLIEKGPKLGRKLIMSGGGRCNVTNRRPAEEIIKHIPGNGRFLYSAFHAFDNEDIIRFFERLGVALKEEDHGRMFPVSNSARSVAEAMIQRMEKLGVKIYMQTTVKQVDYEGGHVKGVTLKDGQEISASAVIVAVGGKSVPRTGSTGDGYAWAKKAGHTITELYPTEVPITSSEPFIKQKVLQGTSLRDVSLSVLNAKGKPIITHQMDMIFTHFGVSGPAALRCSMFVLRELKKTGASKVKMRLDLFPNVSAGELAKDVYKMLKENPKKALKNSLSALLQEKLLLFLLEKAELDETAEYKQVSPKKIEQFIHLLKDFTFEVNGTLDFEKAFVTGGGVSVKEIKPKEMQSKLMEGLFFCGEILDINGYTGGYNITCALVTGHTAGAYAAEVSNA, encoded by the coding sequence ATGGATTATGATGTAATTGTCATTGGTGGTGGGCCATCTGGACTTATGGCAGCGATCAGTGCAGCGGAGAAGAACAAACGCGTTTTGTTAATTGAGAAAGGTCCAAAGCTAGGGCGTAAATTAATTATGTCTGGCGGTGGACGTTGTAATGTAACGAATAGACGACCAGCAGAAGAAATCATCAAACATATTCCTGGTAATGGTCGTTTTTTATATAGTGCGTTTCATGCGTTTGATAATGAAGATATTATTCGTTTTTTTGAAAGATTAGGTGTGGCGTTAAAAGAGGAAGACCATGGAAGAATGTTTCCTGTATCAAATAGCGCACGTTCTGTTGCAGAAGCGATGATTCAACGGATGGAAAAACTTGGTGTAAAAATTTATATGCAAACGACGGTGAAGCAAGTTGATTACGAGGGTGGCCATGTCAAAGGTGTGACTTTAAAAGATGGTCAAGAAATTTCAGCAAGTGCTGTTATTGTTGCAGTGGGTGGTAAATCTGTTCCTCGGACTGGTTCGACAGGTGATGGCTATGCTTGGGCAAAAAAAGCGGGACATACCATCACAGAACTTTATCCGACAGAAGTTCCAATTACTTCTAGTGAACCTTTTATAAAGCAAAAAGTGCTACAAGGGACGTCGCTCCGAGATGTATCACTTTCGGTATTAAATGCAAAAGGAAAACCGATTATTACACATCAAATGGATATGATTTTCACGCATTTTGGCGTATCGGGACCGGCAGCACTTAGATGTAGTATGTTTGTGCTTCGCGAATTAAAGAAAACGGGTGCTAGTAAGGTGAAAATGCGTCTGGATTTATTCCCGAATGTATCAGCTGGTGAACTTGCAAAAGATGTTTATAAAATGTTAAAGGAAAATCCAAAAAAAGCATTAAAAAATTCGCTAAGTGCTCTTTTACAAGAGAAGTTATTGTTATTTTTACTAGAAAAAGCAGAACTAGATGAAACAGCTGAATATAAACAAGTAAGTCCTAAAAAAATCGAACAGTTTATTCATTTATTAAAAGATTTTACGTTTGAAGTAAATGGGACGCTTGATTTTGAAAAAGCATTTGTGACAGGCGGTGGGGTTTCTGTAAAGGAAATCAAGCCAAAAGAGATGCAGTCTAAATTGATGGAAGGATTATTTTTCTGTGGGGAAATACTTGATATCAATGGTTATACGGGTGGATATAATATTACTTGCGCACTAGTGACTGGACATACGGCAGGAGCCTATGCGGCGGAAGTATCGAATGCATAA
- a CDS encoding ReoY family proteolytic degradation factor translates to MKASISIDEKKDFIRWFLNKHQMKTREAMWVLNYIAGHDQIVKYVHFVDNLEGCARGLSLSAHGVESEPFLFFKGNIMTTDPEKAFHDIRLNWDEELYIELHFEEALSSPEYALVREDNPFTALKLADEEKEMADALIYQSVNQFSRGKLLQQIDDALDARDEAVFHKLVRILHQMDKKEE, encoded by the coding sequence ATGAAAGCATCCATTTCAATAGATGAGAAGAAAGATTTTATTCGCTGGTTTTTAAATAAACACCAAATGAAGACCAGAGAAGCAATGTGGGTTTTAAATTATATTGCTGGCCATGATCAAATTGTAAAATATGTTCATTTTGTTGATAATTTGGAAGGGTGTGCGCGAGGACTTTCACTTAGTGCTCACGGTGTTGAATCCGAGCCATTCCTATTTTTCAAAGGTAATATTATGACAACAGATCCAGAAAAAGCATTTCACGATATTCGGTTAAACTGGGACGAGGAGCTATATATTGAACTTCATTTTGAAGAAGCGTTAAGCTCACCAGAATATGCGCTTGTTCGTGAAGACAATCCTTTTACAGCATTGAAGCTTGCTGATGAGGAAAAAGAAATGGCGGATGCACTTATTTATCAATCCGTTAATCAATTTTCAAGGGGAAAATTATTACAACAAATTGATGATGCGCTTGATGCTCGTGATGAAGCTGTTTTTCATAAGTTGGTTCGTATTTTACATCAGATGGATAAGAAAGAAGAATAA
- a CDS encoding DUF1405 domain-containing protein — protein MFYSLLANRAFLRLLFFGNLLGAIYGYIWYLPQLQITEPRFWLFVPDSPTAILFFTLALVAFLGKKHWPLMEALAFVCLVKYGLWAVGMNVFYMIDQGTIVWAGVMLILTHGFMAVEGILYAPFYRFRIGHFMVAAVWAFHNDIIDYLFGQMPIYMGLEKYLPEIGYATFWLTVIVLWLVYDKTIKKGHHTLEFPHDK, from the coding sequence TTGTTTTATAGCTTACTCGCAAATCGAGCATTTTTACGATTACTTTTTTTTGGTAATTTACTAGGGGCGATTTACGGATACATATGGTATTTACCACAATTACAAATAACTGAGCCGCGATTTTGGTTGTTTGTGCCAGATAGTCCAACAGCAATTCTATTTTTCACTTTAGCATTAGTTGCTTTTCTTGGGAAAAAGCACTGGCCTTTAATGGAGGCGCTCGCATTTGTTTGTTTAGTAAAATATGGTTTATGGGCTGTTGGCATGAATGTTTTTTATATGATTGATCAGGGAACCATTGTTTGGGCAGGTGTAATGCTTATTTTAACGCATGGTTTTATGGCAGTAGAGGGTATTCTTTATGCTCCATTTTATCGTTTTCGGATTGGTCATTTTATGGTGGCAGCTGTATGGGCCTTTCATAATGACATCATTGATTATTTATTTGGGCAAATGCCGATTTATATGGGATTAGAAAAATATTTACCTGAAATTGGTTATGCGACTTTTTGGCTGACGGTTATTGTTTTGTGGCTTGTATATGATAAAACGATAAAAAAAGGGCATCATACATTAGAATTTCCTCATGATAAGTAA
- a CDS encoding TIGR04197 family type VII secretion effector, with protein MSIVASDLGQATEKATALQQAVSILEKQGTTVMKDEATTLGGNTQAHMAIQAEKEAVSQIASALTMASTNLQSVAEAFAAKDAEIGASLSSIGGPIP; from the coding sequence ATGAGCATAGTAGCGAGTGATTTGGGACAAGCCACAGAAAAAGCCACTGCGCTTCAACAAGCTGTTTCAATCCTTGAGAAACAAGGAACAACCGTTATGAAAGATGAAGCGACGACATTGGGAGGCAATACACAAGCACACATGGCAATTCAAGCAGAAAAGGAAGCAGTATCTCAGATTGCAAGTGCTTTAACGATGGCAAGTACAAACTTGCAGAGTGTCGCGGAGGCTTTTGCTGCAAAAGATGCAGAAATTGGGGCTAGCCTTTCATCGATTGGAGGCCCAATACCATGA
- a CDS encoding zinc metallopeptidase yields MTFSQYIIYFIIVAAIPLWAQYRVKTTYAHYSKVGVANGLTGAEVARHILDTNGLTNVPVHETKGMLSDHYDPRKKAVFLSEANFRGRSIAGAAVAAHEVGHAIQDQQDYAFMRFRSALVPVTMFSSNISWVFLIIGMLANFPGFMLLGIILMAVGVLFQLITLPVEFDASKRALVQLESGGLVSSSELPQAKKVLSAAAMTYVAAMAVAVLELLRLLLIFTNMNRN; encoded by the coding sequence ATGACATTTAGTCAGTATATTATTTATTTTATTATAGTTGCTGCCATCCCGCTTTGGGCGCAGTATCGAGTTAAAACTACGTACGCACATTATTCCAAAGTTGGCGTAGCGAATGGTTTAACTGGTGCCGAGGTTGCACGTCATATTTTGGATACAAATGGTTTAACAAACGTTCCAGTTCATGAAACAAAAGGAATGTTAAGTGATCATTATGATCCAAGAAAAAAAGCAGTTTTCCTCTCTGAAGCTAACTTCCGCGGTCGTTCTATCGCCGGTGCAGCTGTTGCGGCCCATGAAGTAGGACACGCGATTCAAGATCAACAAGATTATGCTTTTATGCGATTTCGTTCCGCACTCGTTCCTGTAACGATGTTTAGTTCCAATATTTCTTGGGTGTTCCTCATTATCGGAATGCTTGCAAATTTTCCAGGTTTCATGCTACTAGGAATTATTTTGATGGCAGTAGGGGTGCTTTTCCAATTAATAACATTACCAGTCGAATTCGATGCAAGTAAGCGCGCACTTGTTCAATTAGAAAGTGGCGGTCTAGTATCATCATCCGAACTTCCACAAGCGAAGAAAGTGCTTAGTGCCGCTGCAATGACTTATGTTGCTGCAATGGCTGTAGCTGTACTGGAACTTCTAAGACTATTACTTATTTTTACGAATATGAATCGAAATTAG
- a CDS encoding tetratricopeptide repeat protein: protein MDLANKMLHALEHEDMVLAKKYFDEVVQVGTDEEQYYLAEELFTLGFLDETEDLYELLIAKYKDEGELLVRAAEVALEKDDMDSAQDYLEKVNKEDEAYIESLLVLADLYQMQGLFEVSEQKLLEAKQMAPNEPIIDFALGEYYLSQARFASAVQSYQTAVEAGLTVISNGAVSVYERIAEAFAASGAFEEALTYYERALEDKESVDTLFGMGLTAYQAKDYTKAIHALEHLREHDPSYTTLYSYLAKSYEENGEAEKAIAVLRDGLTQDEFNKEMFLEAGNLAVTLRLPEEGEEFYRQAIVLDEEFSEAIMQLNKLLLAKENYEGVIELVEGLGEEIISEPQIFWDVSVAYQETEQYNKAKANYELAYPHFTSNPTFLKEYGLFLREEGEHEKSQEILRNYLALEPEDTEILSLFD from the coding sequence TTGGATTTAGCTAATAAAATGTTACATGCGTTAGAGCATGAAGATATGGTACTTGCAAAGAAGTATTTTGATGAAGTAGTGCAAGTGGGGACTGATGAGGAACAATATTATTTAGCAGAAGAGTTATTTACACTCGGATTTTTAGATGAAACAGAAGATTTATATGAACTTCTGATAGCGAAATACAAGGATGAGGGCGAACTGCTTGTCCGTGCAGCGGAAGTGGCGCTTGAAAAAGACGATATGGATTCTGCGCAAGATTATTTAGAAAAAGTGAACAAAGAAGATGAAGCATACATTGAAAGTTTGCTCGTTTTAGCTGATTTATATCAAATGCAAGGTTTGTTTGAAGTAAGTGAGCAGAAATTACTTGAAGCTAAACAAATGGCACCTAATGAGCCAATTATTGATTTTGCTCTAGGAGAATACTATTTATCACAAGCTAGATTTGCTTCGGCGGTGCAGTCTTACCAAACGGCTGTGGAAGCAGGATTAACAGTTATTTCTAATGGTGCTGTGTCTGTATATGAACGTATTGCGGAAGCCTTTGCTGCAAGTGGGGCGTTTGAAGAAGCGTTAACTTACTATGAACGTGCGCTAGAAGATAAAGAATCGGTGGATACACTTTTTGGAATGGGGCTAACGGCTTATCAGGCAAAAGATTACACAAAAGCAATTCATGCATTGGAACATTTACGCGAACATGACCCGTCCTACACAACGCTTTATTCTTATTTAGCAAAAAGTTATGAGGAAAACGGGGAGGCAGAAAAAGCCATTGCGGTACTTCGAGATGGATTAACACAAGATGAATTCAACAAAGAAATGTTCTTAGAAGCAGGGAATCTTGCTGTGACACTTCGTTTGCCAGAAGAAGGAGAAGAGTTTTATCGTCAAGCGATTGTGCTTGATGAAGAATTTTCAGAAGCGATTATGCAATTGAATAAATTATTACTTGCGAAAGAAAATTATGAAGGCGTTATTGAATTAGTTGAAGGGCTTGGCGAAGAAATTATTTCTGAACCACAAATTTTCTGGGACGTAAGTGTTGCATATCAGGAAACAGAACAATATAATAAAGCAAAAGCAAATTATGAACTGGCTTATCCTCATTTTACAAGTAATCCTACTTTCTTAAAAGAATATGGTTTATTTTTAAGAGAAGAAGGGGAACACGAGAAATCACAAGAAATTTTGCGTAACTACTTAGCACTTGAGCCAGAAGACACAGAGATTTTATCTTTATTTGATTAA
- the pflB gene encoding formate C-acetyltransferase, translating to MTKAWDGFKGTAWQENISVGQFVQDNYTPYDGDESFLEKSTPRTTKLNEKINKLVEEMDAKGGVLDMDNAIVSNVASHKAGYVDQENEVIVGLQTDKPFKLAFMPNGGLRTAEQCLTDNGYSIDQELHDFYVKNRSTANDGIFRAYTDDIKRARHSHIVSGLPDAYSRGRIIGLYQKPALYGVDRLIAEKQQDLKKIAISSDENIRLREEIWLQIKALKDLIVLGNEYGLELDRPAENATEAVQWTYMGYLASIKQANGAASSFGRIPIFLDIYIQRDLEKGIITEFDAQELIEQLTLKLRMVRFARTDGYNELYASNPTFVTTSMAGMGADGRHRVTKTDYRFLHCLDNLGNSAEPNLTVLWDARLPESFKEYCMKMSVKHSSIQYENDKLMQEEGYGDMQCISCCVSPLNPEADKDKGETHNLQYFGARVNVLKCLLGAINGGKDDLHKNQVFDVVEPITTEYLEYEEVLEKFDKSMDWLTDTYVDAMNIIHFMTDKYNYESMQMAFLPSKVTANMGFGICGFANVVDSLSAIKHAKVKTIRDEDGFVYDYEVEGDFPRYGENDDRADDIAVMVLKMFKDKLDSHKLYKDSEATVSVLTITSNVAYSKQCGNSPVHKGPVFDENGKIVKEPEFFSPGANPSNKAKGGFLDNLASLSKLPFHYANDGISLTIQGAPKMFGKTTEEQHHNLVGILDGYFTKGGQHINLNVLNHDEVIEKIKAGIPVILRISGYCLNTKDLNEEQKMELCQRMFHEKLIG from the coding sequence ATGACAAAAGCATGGGATGGTTTTAAAGGAACCGCATGGCAAGAAAATATTAGTGTAGGACAATTCGTTCAAGATAACTACACTCCTTACGATGGTGATGAAAGCTTTTTAGAAAAAAGCACACCAAGAACAACGAAACTAAATGAAAAAATAAATAAACTTGTAGAAGAAATGGATGCAAAAGGTGGCGTTCTTGATATGGATAACGCTATCGTATCCAATGTTGCTTCTCATAAAGCAGGTTACGTAGACCAAGAAAATGAGGTCATCGTTGGTTTACAAACAGACAAACCTTTCAAACTAGCATTTATGCCAAATGGTGGTCTTAGAACTGCAGAACAATGTTTAACAGACAATGGCTATTCTATAGACCAAGAACTACATGACTTTTATGTAAAAAACCGTTCTACTGCAAATGATGGTATTTTTAGAGCTTATACAGATGATATTAAACGTGCGCGTCACTCGCATATCGTTAGTGGTCTTCCAGATGCCTATTCTCGCGGAAGAATCATCGGCTTATATCAAAAACCAGCTCTTTACGGTGTAGATCGTTTAATCGCCGAAAAACAACAAGACTTGAAAAAAATTGCGATTTCTTCGGACGAAAACATTCGCTTACGTGAAGAAATTTGGTTACAAATCAAAGCACTTAAAGACTTAATCGTTTTAGGTAATGAATATGGTTTAGAACTTGATCGTCCAGCTGAAAATGCTACAGAAGCTGTACAATGGACTTACATGGGTTACCTTGCATCTATCAAACAAGCAAACGGTGCTGCAAGCTCTTTTGGTCGTATTCCAATTTTCCTTGATATTTATATCCAACGTGATTTAGAAAAAGGAATTATCACAGAATTCGATGCGCAAGAATTAATCGAACAATTAACCCTTAAATTAAGAATGGTTCGTTTTGCAAGAACAGATGGTTACAATGAACTTTATGCTTCCAACCCAACATTCGTAACAACTTCTATGGCTGGTATGGGTGCAGACGGTCGTCATCGTGTAACTAAAACAGATTATCGTTTCTTACACTGCCTAGACAACTTAGGAAACTCCGCGGAACCTAACTTAACCGTCCTTTGGGATGCTCGTTTACCTGAAAGTTTTAAAGAATATTGTATGAAAATGAGCGTGAAACATTCCTCTATTCAATATGAAAATGATAAATTAATGCAAGAAGAAGGTTACGGGGATATGCAATGTATCAGCTGTTGTGTTAGTCCACTTAACCCAGAAGCTGACAAAGACAAAGGCGAAACCCACAACCTGCAATATTTTGGTGCTCGTGTTAATGTGCTTAAATGTCTTCTTGGTGCAATCAACGGTGGTAAAGATGATCTTCATAAAAACCAAGTATTCGATGTTGTAGAACCAATTACAACTGAATACCTTGAATACGAAGAAGTACTAGAAAAATTCGATAAATCAATGGATTGGTTAACAGACACATACGTTGATGCTATGAATATTATTCACTTTATGACAGACAAATACAATTACGAAAGCATGCAAATGGCCTTCTTACCATCAAAAGTAACAGCCAACATGGGCTTTGGTATTTGTGGATTCGCTAATGTAGTAGATAGTTTAAGTGCGATTAAGCATGCAAAAGTAAAAACTATTCGTGACGAAGATGGCTTTGTCTATGATTATGAAGTAGAAGGCGACTTCCCTCGTTACGGTGAAAATGATGACCGTGCAGATGATATCGCTGTAATGGTTCTAAAAATGTTCAAAGACAAACTTGACTCCCACAAACTTTACAAAGATAGTGAAGCAACTGTTTCTGTTCTAACAATCACTTCAAACGTTGCTTATTCTAAACAATGTGGTAACTCCCCAGTGCATAAAGGACCTGTATTTGATGAAAATGGAAAAATCGTCAAAGAACCAGAATTCTTCAGTCCTGGAGCTAACCCTTCTAACAAAGCAAAAGGTGGTTTCTTAGATAACCTTGCTAGTCTTTCTAAATTACCGTTCCATTATGCAAATGACGGAATTTCCTTAACTATCCAAGGAGCTCCAAAAATGTTCGGTAAAACAACAGAAGAACAACATCACAATCTCGTTGGTATTCTAGATGGTTACTTTACAAAAGGCGGTCAACATATTAACTTAAATGTTCTTAACCACGACGAAGTAATCGAAAAAATCAAAGCTGGTATTCCAGTAATCTTGCGTATCAGTGGTTACTGCTTAAATACAAAAGACTTAAATGAAGAACAAAAAATGGAACTATGCCAAAGAATGTTCCACGAAAAATTAATCGGTTAA